The following are encoded together in the Pectobacterium wasabiae CFBP 3304 genome:
- a CDS encoding DUF350 domain-containing protein, with protein MPIVTSLLAFASYFFIGFAMVLAFLFIYTRVTPHDEWALIKENNGTAAIGFGGALIGYVIPLSSAAINSVSLVDYITWGVVALVVQLLIYFAVRLYMPRLSQHIQNNDTASGAFLCAASLSGGILNAACMSY; from the coding sequence ATGCCTATTGTTACGTCGCTACTCGCTTTCGCGTCCTATTTCTTTATCGGGTTTGCCATGGTGCTGGCCTTTTTGTTTATTTACACCCGCGTTACGCCGCATGATGAATGGGCGCTGATTAAAGAGAACAACGGTACAGCCGCTATTGGGTTTGGTGGGGCGTTGATTGGCTATGTGATTCCACTTTCCAGTGCGGCGATTAATTCGGTGAGTCTGGTGGATTACATCACCTGGGGTGTGGTCGCGCTGGTGGTGCAACTATTGATTTATTTCGCTGTGCGCCTGTATATGCCGCGCCTCAGCCAACATATCCAGAATAACGATACTGCGTCCGGTGCCTTTCTCTGCGCCGCTTCGCTCAGCGGGGGCATTCTGAATGCGGCGTGTATGTCGTATTAA
- the ytfE gene encoding iron-sulfur cluster repair protein YtfE, with protein MAYRDQSLGELAIAIPRATKLFRELNLDFCCGGKQTLSRAAGKKDLNIDELEAQLNELAAQPSDARDWREAPLADIIAYIIPRFHDRHREQLPELILMAEKVERVHHDKADCPHGLAAQLTAIYNELSQHMMKEERILFPMISQGMGANAAAPISVMEHEHDDAGRDVEVVKELTNGVVPPEGACNTWRALYSGINEFITDLMEHIHLENNLLFPRALRGE; from the coding sequence ATGGCATATCGCGATCAATCCCTGGGTGAGCTGGCTATCGCTATTCCGCGCGCTACCAAGCTCTTTCGTGAACTCAATCTGGACTTCTGCTGCGGCGGAAAGCAAACGCTAAGCCGCGCGGCTGGCAAAAAAGATCTCAATATCGATGAGCTAGAAGCCCAGTTAAATGAGCTGGCCGCACAACCTTCTGATGCACGAGACTGGCGTGAAGCACCGCTGGCTGACATTATCGCGTACATCATTCCTCGCTTTCATGACCGCCACCGTGAACAACTGCCTGAGCTGATTCTGATGGCAGAAAAAGTCGAACGCGTGCATCACGATAAAGCTGACTGCCCACACGGCCTCGCCGCACAGTTGACCGCCATCTATAACGAGCTATCTCAACATATGATGAAAGAAGAGCGCATCCTGTTCCCGATGATCAGTCAGGGAATGGGGGCGAATGCTGCCGCACCGATTTCAGTGATGGAGCATGAGCATGATGACGCCGGGCGTGATGTGGAAGTGGTAAAAGAGCTAACCAATGGCGTCGTACCGCCGGAAGGTGCCTGCAACACCTGGCGTGCCCTGTACTCTGGTATTAACGAGTTTATTACCGATCTGATGGAACACATCCATCTGGAAAATAATTTGCTGTTCCCACGCGCACTGCGCGGTGAGTAA
- the rpsF gene encoding 30S ribosomal protein S6, which translates to MRHYEIVFMVHPDQSEQVPGMIERYTATITGAQGTIHRLEDWGRRQLAYPINKLHKAHYVLLNVEAPQEAIDELETNFRFNDAVIRSMVMRVKHAVTEASPMVKAKDERRERREDFAEAGDDVDAGDSEE; encoded by the coding sequence ATGCGTCATTACGAAATCGTATTTATGGTTCATCCTGACCAGAGCGAACAGGTTCCGGGTATGATCGAGCGCTACACTGCTACCATCACTGGTGCGCAGGGCACGATCCACCGTCTGGAAGACTGGGGCCGCCGTCAACTGGCTTATCCGATCAACAAACTGCACAAAGCTCACTACGTTCTGCTGAACGTTGAAGCGCCGCAGGAAGCGATCGATGAGCTGGAAACAAACTTCCGCTTTAACGATGCCGTTATCCGCAGCATGGTTATGCGCGTTAAGCACGCGGTAACTGAAGCATCTCCAATGGTGAAAGCGAAAGACGAACGCCGTGAGCGTCGTGAAGATTTCGCTGAAGCTGGCGATGATGTGGATGCAGGGGATTCTGAAGAGTAA
- a CDS encoding DUF2502 domain-containing protein, translating into MFKPLVISALFMGMFAVMPAPEAKGASIDLMPGVTLNIGERDRRGNYWDGYDWRSERWWQEHRGYNRGERNRHGYYWDGWRWRDARWWRASQHDRRDYDNRRFDPPRYVDERGPRRGEWDRRGHERGNGYYRNGRGSFRD; encoded by the coding sequence ATGTTTAAGCCACTCGTTATCAGTGCCCTGTTTATGGGAATGTTTGCGGTTATGCCTGCGCCAGAGGCTAAGGGGGCCAGCATCGATCTGATGCCCGGCGTCACGTTGAATATCGGTGAACGTGACAGACGTGGTAACTACTGGGATGGCTACGACTGGCGCAGCGAGCGCTGGTGGCAGGAACACCGGGGTTACAATCGTGGTGAGCGTAATCGTCACGGCTATTATTGGGATGGCTGGCGCTGGCGGGATGCCCGCTGGTGGCGCGCGAGTCAGCACGACAGACGCGATTACGACAATCGTCGCTTTGATCCACCGCGCTACGTTGATGAACGCGGCCCGCGTCGCGGCGAGTGGGATAGGCGTGGACATGAGCGAGGAAATGGCTATTACCGCAATGGGCGAGGGTCGTTCCGCGATTAG
- a CDS encoding flavodoxin family protein has product MSKNVVIYHSGYGHTQRLAQSVAEGAQATLIAIDAEGNITDAEWEQLAAADAIIFGAPTYMGGVPWQFKKFADASSKVWMSRSWSNKVFGGFTNSASLNGDKQVTLIYLQTLASQHGGIWVSLNQLPSNAKAAKRDDLNNLGGSVGLLAQTPSDASADEVVAGDLATGKLYGQRIADIAAKLAS; this is encoded by the coding sequence ATGTCAAAAAACGTCGTTATTTATCATTCCGGCTATGGCCACACACAACGTCTGGCACAGTCCGTGGCAGAAGGCGCGCAAGCCACGCTGATCGCGATTGATGCAGAAGGAAATATTACCGATGCCGAGTGGGAGCAACTCGCCGCTGCCGACGCGATTATTTTCGGTGCACCGACTTACATGGGCGGCGTTCCCTGGCAGTTCAAGAAATTTGCGGATGCCAGCTCTAAAGTTTGGATGTCCCGCAGTTGGAGCAATAAAGTGTTTGGCGGCTTTACTAACAGTGCCAGCCTGAATGGGGATAAACAGGTTACGCTGATTTATCTGCAAACGCTGGCTTCACAGCACGGCGGGATTTGGGTCAGTCTGAACCAACTGCCTTCCAATGCTAAAGCGGCAAAACGTGACGATCTGAACAACTTGGGTGGTTCCGTGGGCCTGCTGGCACAAACGCCTTCTGATGCCAGCGCAGATGAAGTGGTAGCCGGCGATCTGGCGACCGGTAAGCTGTATGGTCAGCGCATCGCAGACATCGCAGCGAAACTGGCAAGCTAA
- a CDS encoding DUF488 domain-containing protein, protein MSDLIHLTRVYDAHAPFSSPVFLIDRLWPRGISKTRLERVEWFKDIAPSSELRKWFHAEPERWAEFVDYYRNELAQGTACNKLLALLEQKKTITLLYGSKDAQHNHAIVLRDFLLERLAH, encoded by the coding sequence ATGTCTGACTTGATTCACCTCACCCGCGTGTATGACGCGCATGCCCCTTTCTCTTCCCCCGTTTTTCTTATTGACCGCCTGTGGCCGCGTGGCATCAGTAAAACGCGTCTGGAAAGGGTTGAGTGGTTTAAAGACATTGCGCCGAGCAGTGAGTTGCGGAAATGGTTCCACGCTGAACCTGAACGCTGGGCGGAGTTTGTGGATTATTATCGTAATGAGTTGGCGCAGGGAACGGCGTGCAACAAGCTGTTGGCGTTACTTGAGCAGAAGAAGACCATCACGCTGCTTTATGGCAGTAAAGACGCGCAGCACAACCATGCTATCGTCCTGCGCGATTTTCTATTGGAACGGCTGGCTCACTAG
- the rplI gene encoding 50S ribosomal protein L9: MQVILLDKVANLGSLGDQVNVKAGYARNFLVPQGKAVPATKKNVEFFEVRRAELEAKLADVLAAAEARATKIKELGSVTIASKAGDEGKLFGSIGTRDIADAVTAAGVDIAKSEVRLPNGVLRTLGEHEVSFQVHSDVFAELNVVVVAEA; the protein is encoded by the coding sequence ATGCAAGTTATTCTGCTTGATAAAGTAGCAAACCTGGGCAGCCTGGGTGATCAGGTAAACGTTAAAGCGGGCTATGCTCGTAACTTCTTGGTTCCGCAGGGCAAAGCTGTGCCGGCAACGAAGAAAAACGTTGAGTTCTTCGAAGTACGCCGTGCTGAACTGGAAGCCAAACTGGCTGACGTTCTGGCTGCTGCTGAAGCTCGCGCCACTAAGATCAAAGAACTGGGTAGTGTTACTATCGCGTCTAAAGCAGGCGACGAAGGTAAACTGTTCGGTTCCATCGGTACTCGCGATATCGCTGATGCGGTAACGGCTGCCGGTGTTGACATTGCTAAGAGCGAAGTTCGTTTGCCGAACGGCGTTCTGCGTACTCTGGGTGAGCACGAAGTGAGCTTCCAGGTACACAGCGATGTATTTGCTGAACTGAATGTTGTTGTTGTTGCTGAAGCATAA
- a CDS encoding LysM-like peptidoglycan-binding domain-containing protein produces MGRIAPRKRKTTWDYQTLVRFCQRIIQRQPSDAVAVENDEVNEEQTRLSLPSLRERMGATLQKVWHLPDGYHWMEPLPLLHRRWILIAIALLLLVLLWPYSSQHPQPLHSTPVPLTQADNQAAMQAVIIENQPSTSQQQYATTPPPDQQSAPWRNYEISSGQTLAQLFRDNNLPVSDVFAMAQVEGRDKPLSNLRAGQAVKLQLNAQGMVAELEIETTANQTIRFTRGADGAFTRTR; encoded by the coding sequence ATGGGCAGAATTGCGCCCAGGAAGCGGAAAACCACCTGGGATTATCAAACGCTAGTACGCTTCTGCCAGCGAATCATCCAGCGGCAGCCCTCAGATGCTGTAGCCGTAGAGAACGATGAGGTTAATGAAGAGCAGACGCGTCTGTCTCTCCCTTCCCTGCGCGAGCGTATGGGCGCCACACTGCAAAAAGTCTGGCATCTGCCCGACGGTTACCACTGGATGGAGCCATTGCCGCTCCTCCATCGTCGCTGGATTTTAATCGCTATCGCACTGCTGCTGCTGGTGTTGCTGTGGCCTTACAGCTCACAGCACCCACAGCCTCTCCATTCTACGCCCGTTCCCCTAACTCAGGCGGATAATCAGGCTGCGATGCAGGCCGTAATTATTGAAAACCAGCCTTCCACGTCACAGCAACAGTATGCGACGACACCGCCGCCGGATCAGCAGTCAGCGCCGTGGCGGAATTATGAAATATCATCAGGGCAAACGCTGGCCCAGCTCTTTCGCGATAACAATTTGCCCGTCAGCGATGTGTTCGCTATGGCGCAGGTGGAAGGCCGGGATAAGCCGCTCAGCAATTTACGGGCAGGTCAGGCAGTCAAATTACAACTGAATGCACAAGGCATGGTGGCAGAGCTGGAAATCGAAACTACAGCGAACCAAACGATTCGGTTCACGCGCGGTGCGGACGGCGCATTCACCCGCACACGCTAG
- the rpsR gene encoding 30S ribosomal protein S18, with protein sequence MARYFRRRKFCRFTAEGVVEIDYKDIATLKNYITESGKIVPSRITGTRAKYQRQLARAIKRARYLSLLPYTDRHQ encoded by the coding sequence ATGGCACGTTATTTCCGTCGTCGCAAATTCTGCCGTTTCACCGCGGAAGGCGTTGTAGAGATTGATTATAAAGATATCGCTACGCTGAAAAACTATATCACTGAAAGCGGCAAGATTGTTCCGAGCCGTATCACCGGTACTCGTGCAAAATACCAGCGTCAGCTGGCTCGCGCTATCAAGCGTGCGCGTTACTTGTCTTTGTTGCCGTACACTGACCGTCATCAGTAA
- the bsmA gene encoding biofilm peroxide resistance protein BsmA: MNIVRILFLPLILILSGCQLIQGKPVAAPPPAEKALEIRYAQTNQLEKVGAISATVRGNADDADRAIQQKADASGAHYYVIVLKSEAATLPGLWSVRAVLYR; this comes from the coding sequence ATGAACATCGTACGGATACTTTTTTTACCCTTAATACTGATACTGTCCGGTTGCCAGCTCATACAAGGAAAACCAGTCGCAGCACCACCGCCTGCAGAGAAAGCGCTCGAAATTCGCTACGCGCAAACCAACCAGTTAGAAAAAGTGGGGGCGATCTCCGCGACCGTACGCGGGAACGCAGACGATGCCGATCGTGCCATTCAGCAAAAAGCCGATGCCTCCGGTGCACATTATTATGTGATTGTACTGAAATCCGAGGCCGCCACGCTCCCCGGTTTGTGGTCTGTACGCGCCGTGCTGTATCGCTGA
- a CDS encoding RNA ligase RtcB family protein, translated as MGNAIRSISARVSVIATENTWIEDKAIQQLQITSQLPDMVRVAGMPDLHPGRGYPIGAAFFSQRRFYPALVGNDIGCGMALWRTGLNANKISLDKLEKRLGNIDGPLEDDIDIPPELADFRYSLGTIGGGNHFAELQQLDEIYQPDTLHALHIDPKQLLLLVHSGSRGLGQTILEAHVREFGHQGLEANTPAAESYLEQHQFALTFATNNRRLIAQRMLERWHTEGDAALDVNHNLVTSTTIEGISGWLHRKGATPADCGPVIIPGSRGDYSYIVQPISHADSLYSLAHGAGRKWMRTECKDRLSSRYSVQQLARTRFGSRVICQDRQLIFQEAPEAYKPIDSVIGAMQQAGLITLIARLKPVLTYKTRGEDK; from the coding sequence ATGGGCAATGCTATTCGCTCTATTTCGGCGCGCGTCAGTGTGATCGCGACGGAAAATACCTGGATTGAAGATAAAGCAATCCAACAGCTTCAAATTACATCACAACTTCCCGATATGGTACGCGTGGCCGGTATGCCAGATTTGCATCCAGGCCGCGGTTACCCGATTGGGGCTGCATTTTTTTCACAACGGCGCTTCTACCCCGCTCTGGTCGGAAACGATATCGGCTGCGGCATGGCGCTATGGCGCACTGGCCTGAACGCCAACAAAATTTCGCTGGATAAGCTGGAAAAACGGCTTGGCAATATCGATGGGCCACTGGAAGACGATATCGATATTCCACCCGAACTGGCAGATTTCCGCTATTCGCTGGGCACCATCGGCGGCGGTAACCACTTTGCAGAATTGCAGCAGCTTGATGAAATTTATCAGCCCGATACGCTGCACGCTCTGCACATTGATCCTAAACAGTTGCTGTTGCTCGTGCATAGCGGCTCACGCGGCTTAGGGCAAACCATATTAGAAGCCCACGTGCGGGAGTTCGGTCATCAGGGTCTTGAAGCCAATACGCCTGCCGCAGAGTCTTATCTGGAACAGCATCAGTTTGCACTGACGTTTGCCACCAACAACCGGCGGCTGATCGCGCAACGAATGCTGGAACGTTGGCATACGGAAGGCGATGCCGCACTGGACGTGAACCACAATCTGGTGACATCGACGACGATTGAGGGCATTTCCGGCTGGCTGCACCGCAAAGGCGCGACACCCGCCGACTGCGGCCCGGTTATCATCCCCGGTTCACGCGGCGACTACAGCTATATCGTGCAACCTATATCTCATGCCGACAGCCTGTATTCACTGGCTCATGGCGCAGGCAGAAAGTGGATGCGCACGGAGTGTAAGGATCGACTGTCTTCACGTTATAGCGTCCAGCAACTGGCGCGTACGCGTTTCGGCAGCCGTGTGATTTGTCAGGACAGGCAACTTATTTTTCAGGAAGCACCAGAAGCCTACAAACCGATAGACAGCGTGATCGGTGCGATGCAGCAGGCAGGATTAATTACACTGATTGCTCGCCTGAAACCGGTGCTCACCTACAAAACGCGCGGGGAGGATAAATGA
- a CDS encoding bifunctional 2',3'-cyclic-nucleotide 2'-phosphodiesterase/3'-nucleotidase: MKHSLALSLLATLVATTVHAATVDLRVLETTDLHSNMMDFDYYKDTPTDKFGLVRTASLIHAAREQATNSVLVDNGDLIQGSPLGDYMAAKGLKAGDVHPVYQAMNTLDYSVGNIGNHEFNYGLDYLRKALSGAKFPYVNANVLDAKTGKPLFTPYHIENKSVKDRDGKQHTLRIGYIGFVPPQVMVWDKANLTGKVTVEDITESAKKWVPEMRKQGADLVIVIPHSGLSAEPYKAMAENSVYYLSQIPGVDAIMFGHAHAVFPSSDFANIKGADIKQGTLNGVPAVMPGQWGDHLGVVDFTLNNDSGTWKVEKAKAEARPIYDKAQKKSLAAEDDKLVKVLADAHKDTREFVSKPIGKSADNMYSYLSLVQDDPTVQIVNNAQRAYVEHFIQGDPDLADLPVLSAAAPFKAGGRKNDPASYVEVEKGQLTFRNAADLYLYPNTLVVVKVNGQQVQEWLECSAGQFKQIDTSKREPQSLLNWDGFRTYNFDVIDGVNYQIDVTQPARYDSECALINEKSHRIKALTFNGKPIDPKATFLIATNNYRAYGEKFAGTGEKSVAFASPDENRSVLAAYISAETQKSGEVKPQADNNWRLAPIVSDTPLDIRFETSPSEKATAFIKEKAQYPMISVGNDETGFAVYRIDLQHAK, encoded by the coding sequence ATGAAGCATTCACTGGCACTCAGCCTGCTTGCTACGCTGGTCGCCACGACCGTTCATGCCGCCACCGTTGATTTACGGGTATTGGAAACCACCGATCTGCACAGCAATATGATGGATTTCGATTACTACAAAGATACCCCAACCGATAAATTTGGTCTGGTGCGCACCGCCAGCCTGATTCACGCCGCGCGCGAACAGGCAACCAACAGCGTGTTAGTCGATAATGGCGACCTGATTCAGGGCAGCCCGTTAGGCGACTACATGGCGGCAAAAGGGTTGAAGGCTGGCGATGTACACCCGGTTTATCAGGCGATGAACACGCTGGATTATTCCGTCGGCAATATCGGTAACCACGAATTCAACTATGGATTGGACTACCTGCGCAAGGCGCTATCAGGCGCAAAATTTCCCTATGTGAATGCTAACGTACTGGATGCAAAAACCGGTAAGCCACTGTTTACGCCATACCATATTGAAAACAAGTCGGTTAAAGATCGCGATGGCAAACAGCATACTCTGCGCATCGGCTATATTGGCTTCGTCCCGCCACAGGTGATGGTGTGGGATAAAGCCAACCTGACAGGTAAAGTCACCGTGGAAGACATCACGGAAAGTGCCAAAAAATGGGTGCCAGAAATGCGCAAGCAAGGTGCCGACCTGGTGATTGTTATCCCCCACTCTGGCCTGTCCGCCGAGCCGTATAAAGCCATGGCGGAAAACTCCGTTTACTACCTCAGCCAAATTCCCGGGGTTGACGCAATCATGTTTGGCCACGCTCACGCGGTTTTCCCCAGCAGTGACTTTGCCAACATCAAAGGCGCGGATATCAAACAGGGAACGCTTAACGGCGTGCCTGCCGTAATGCCGGGGCAATGGGGTGACCATCTCGGCGTCGTCGATTTCACATTGAATAACGACAGCGGCACATGGAAGGTGGAAAAGGCAAAAGCAGAAGCCAGACCGATCTATGACAAAGCGCAGAAGAAATCACTGGCGGCGGAAGACGACAAACTCGTGAAAGTACTCGCCGATGCGCACAAAGACACGCGTGAGTTCGTTAGCAAGCCCATCGGCAAATCCGCAGACAACATGTACAGCTACCTGTCGTTGGTTCAGGACGATCCGACCGTGCAGATCGTCAACAATGCCCAACGCGCCTACGTCGAACACTTTATTCAGGGCGATCCCGATCTGGCCGATCTGCCAGTGCTTTCCGCCGCCGCACCGTTTAAAGCCGGTGGACGTAAAAACGATCCGGCCAGCTATGTTGAAGTGGAAAAAGGCCAGCTCACTTTCCGTAACGCTGCCGATTTGTATCTCTACCCGAATACGCTGGTGGTGGTGAAAGTCAACGGACAGCAGGTGCAAGAATGGCTGGAGTGCTCTGCGGGACAGTTCAAACAAATCGATACGAGCAAGCGTGAACCGCAATCCCTGCTCAACTGGGATGGCTTCCGCACGTATAACTTCGACGTGATCGATGGCGTCAATTATCAGATTGATGTGACGCAGCCAGCCCGCTATGACAGCGAGTGCGCGTTAATCAACGAGAAATCACACCGTATCAAAGCGCTGACGTTTAACGGCAAACCGATCGATCCTAAAGCAACCTTCCTGATCGCCACCAATAACTACCGCGCCTACGGCGAGAAATTTGCCGGCACGGGTGAGAAATCTGTGGCCTTCGCATCACCGGATGAAAACCGTTCCGTGCTGGCGGCTTACATCAGTGCGGAAACCCAAAAATCAGGAGAAGTGAAGCCACAGGCGGATAACAACTGGCGTCTGGCACCTATCGTCAGCGATACGCCGCTGGATATCCGTTTTGAAACGTCACCGTCAGAGAAAGCCACCGCGTTTATCAAAGAGAAAGCGCAGTACCCGATGATATCCGTCGGTAATGATGAAACGGGTTTTGCGGTTTATCGTATTGACCTGCAACACGCGAAATAA
- the priB gene encoding primosomal replication protein N — protein MNRLVLSGTVCKTPIRKVSPSGIPHCQFVLEHRSTQEEAGLKRQAWCRMPVIVSGLSSQAVTHSITVGTQLTVHGFISCHQGRNGLSKIVLHAEQIELIDSGD, from the coding sequence ATGAACCGTCTGGTGTTGTCTGGCACTGTGTGCAAGACGCCCATTCGTAAGGTCAGCCCGTCAGGTATTCCTCACTGTCAGTTCGTGCTTGAGCACCGCTCGACGCAAGAGGAAGCCGGATTGAAGCGACAAGCATGGTGTCGTATGCCCGTGATTGTCAGCGGACTTTCGTCACAAGCAGTTACCCACAGTATAACGGTCGGCACGCAACTTACCGTGCACGGATTCATTAGTTGCCATCAAGGGCGCAATGGTCTGAGCAAGATAGTGTTACATGCCGAGCAGATTGAATTGATAGATTCTGGAGACTAG
- the fklB gene encoding FKBP-type peptidyl-prolyl cis-trans isomerase, producing MTTPSFDSVEAQASYGIGLQVGQQLQESGLEGLIPEALLAGLRDALEGNAPAVPVDVVHRALREIHERADAVRRDRQQVLAVEGQQFLAENAQKEGVDSTESGLQFRVLTQGEGAIPARQDRVRVHYTGRLIDGSVFDSSVERGQPAEFPVSGVIPGWIEALTLMPVGSKWELYIPHNLAYGERGAGASIPPFSALIFEVELLEIL from the coding sequence ATGACAACTCCTTCTTTTGATAGCGTCGAAGCGCAGGCAAGTTACGGCATCGGCTTACAGGTTGGTCAACAGTTACAGGAATCAGGTCTTGAAGGCCTGATCCCAGAAGCTCTGCTTGCTGGTCTACGCGATGCGCTGGAAGGTAATGCGCCAGCGGTGCCTGTGGATGTGGTTCATCGTGCGCTGCGTGAAATTCATGAGCGTGCTGACGCAGTACGCCGCGATCGCCAACAGGTGCTGGCGGTAGAAGGCCAACAATTCCTGGCGGAAAACGCGCAGAAAGAAGGCGTAGATAGCACGGAATCTGGTTTGCAATTCCGCGTGTTAACACAGGGTGAAGGGGCGATTCCTGCTCGTCAGGATCGTGTTCGTGTGCATTACACCGGTCGCCTGATTGACGGCAGCGTGTTCGATAGCTCTGTTGAGCGTGGTCAACCTGCTGAGTTCCCCGTAAGTGGCGTGATCCCTGGCTGGATTGAGGCGCTGACGCTGATGCCAGTTGGTTCTAAGTGGGAACTCTATATTCCGCACAATCTGGCGTATGGTGAACGTGGTGCGGGTGCTTCCATTCCGCCGTTCAGCGCGCTGATTTTTGAAGTGGAACTGCTGGAAATTCTGTAA
- the prfH gene encoding peptide chain release factor H: MILLQLSAAQGPDECMLATAKALQALIRDAARQGIESEIIETEAGKRSGTLRSALVLLNGEQAEPLAASWCGTLQWTCNSPWRKGGGRKNWFIGVARFHQEQAFADNEIRFETTKSSGPGGQHVNKTESAVRATHVASGITVKVQSERSQHANKRLACYLIAYRLETLQQQQHAELRAQRRLFHHQIERGNPVKVFKGEDFTLVTASR; encoded by the coding sequence ATGATATTGCTTCAACTTTCCGCCGCACAGGGACCGGACGAATGCATGCTGGCAACGGCAAAAGCGTTGCAAGCTCTGATTCGCGATGCCGCACGACAAGGCATCGAATCTGAAATCATCGAAACCGAAGCAGGGAAACGTTCCGGCACGCTACGTTCCGCACTGGTTCTGCTAAACGGTGAGCAGGCAGAACCGCTGGCTGCCAGTTGGTGCGGTACGCTTCAATGGACGTGCAATAGTCCGTGGCGTAAAGGTGGCGGACGCAAGAACTGGTTTATCGGCGTCGCACGCTTTCATCAGGAACAGGCATTTGCCGATAACGAGATTCGTTTTGAAACCACCAAATCCTCCGGCCCCGGCGGACAACATGTGAATAAAACTGAGTCTGCCGTCCGCGCCACCCATGTTGCCAGCGGTATCACGGTAAAGGTGCAGAGTGAACGCAGTCAGCACGCTAACAAGCGTCTGGCCTGTTATCTCATCGCCTATCGCCTGGAGACGTTACAGCAACAACAGCACGCTGAACTACGCGCACAGCGGCGTCTGTTCCACCATCAGATAGAACGCGGCAATCCGGTAAAAGTCTTCAAAGGTGAAGATTTCACGCTGGTCACCGCCTCGCGCTAA
- the yjfP gene encoding esterase: protein MVEMSLDKLGSGIEAIHAVPAGRRDQRLPTIFFFHGYCSSKEVYSYFGYALAQAGFRVILPDAAMHGARYDGDDAHRLRHFWDILQSNIEELPDYVAEYRQRGLIDGERVGVCGASLGGMSALGCMARYSWITAVAAFMGSGYFSTLSSTLFPPVPSGSGENQAVLQALATQLADYDVTTRLEALSNRPLLVWHGEADDVVPAAESARLHQALQARNKLDNLTYLTEPGVAHRITPTALQAGADFFQRTL, encoded by the coding sequence ATGGTCGAAATGTCACTGGATAAGCTCGGCAGCGGTATCGAAGCAATTCACGCGGTGCCTGCGGGAAGAAGAGATCAACGGTTGCCGACGATTTTTTTCTTCCACGGTTACTGCTCGTCAAAAGAGGTGTACTCGTATTTTGGCTATGCGCTGGCTCAGGCTGGATTCAGAGTGATTCTACCCGATGCCGCCATGCACGGTGCCCGCTATGACGGCGATGACGCGCATCGGTTGCGTCATTTTTGGGATATCCTGCAATCGAACATTGAAGAACTTCCTGATTATGTCGCGGAATATCGGCAGCGTGGCCTGATCGACGGGGAACGTGTTGGCGTTTGCGGCGCGTCACTTGGTGGAATGAGTGCACTGGGATGCATGGCTCGCTATTCCTGGATTACGGCGGTGGCGGCATTTATGGGCTCTGGCTATTTCTCCACGTTATCTTCAACGCTATTTCCTCCGGTTCCGTCCGGCAGCGGCGAAAATCAGGCGGTGTTGCAGGCGTTAGCGACCCAACTCGCTGACTATGATGTCACCACCCGTCTGGAGGCGCTGTCCAATCGACCGCTGCTGGTGTGGCATGGCGAGGCGGATGATGTCGTGCCAGCAGCAGAAAGCGCACGCCTCCATCAGGCATTACAGGCGCGCAATAAGCTGGATAATCTAACGTATCTGACCGAGCCGGGTGTGGCGCATCGCATTACGCCGACGGCGCTGCAGGCGGGAGCTGATTTCTTCCAGCGGACGCTGTAA